One segment of Merismopedia glauca CCAP 1448/3 DNA contains the following:
- a CDS encoding ATP-binding protein: METTTIPGYVVLEQLYCSSRTLVYRGMREADRKVVVLKLLRCQSPTFDEIRQFCHQYTIAKHLNLPGIVRPYALEPYRQSYVLVMEDFGGISLRKYAQNRLLTWAEVLAIAIEICHILHDFYLNRVIHKDLKPDNILIHPQTKEIKIIDFSLASLLPKETQEVKNPNVLEGTLAYLSPEQTGRMNRGIDYRSDFYSLGVTLYELLTGHLPFPTDNPMELVHCHIAKYPSSVCQLKPEIPEVLGGIVGKLMAKNAENRYQSALGLKFDLERCWHQLNETGKIDWFELGQRDISDRFSIPEKLYGREAEVQTLLDTFERVANGSSELLLITGLYGIGKTAVVNEVHKPIVSQRGYFIKGKFDQFNLNIPFSALVQAFRDLMSQLLSESDAELHDWRTKILKAVGDNGQVIIDVIPELEQIIGTQPPVPKLSGIAVQNRFNLLFAKFIQVFATKEHPLVIFLDDLHWADSASLNLIQLLMSELLISLQTRYLLFQPPAINFCTIACNKLHTP, encoded by the coding sequence ATGGAGACAACCACAATTCCTGGATATGTTGTCCTGGAGCAACTTTATTGTAGTTCTAGGACTTTAGTTTACCGAGGGATGCGGGAGGCAGATCGAAAAGTAGTTGTCCTGAAATTACTTAGATGTCAGTCCCCCACCTTCGACGAAATTCGGCAATTTTGCCATCAATATACCATAGCCAAACACCTCAATCTTCCTGGGATAGTTCGTCCCTATGCTTTAGAACCTTATCGCCAGAGCTATGTACTGGTAATGGAGGATTTTGGGGGAATTTCGCTGCGTAAATACGCTCAAAACCGTTTATTGACTTGGGCTGAGGTCTTAGCGATCGCAATCGAGATCTGCCATATTCTCCACGACTTTTACTTAAACCGAGTCATCCACAAAGACCTGAAACCTGACAACATTTTAATCCACCCTCAAACCAAAGAAATCAAGATTATCGATTTTTCTCTAGCCTCACTTTTACCCAAAGAGACTCAAGAAGTCAAAAATCCTAATGTTTTGGAAGGTACTCTGGCGTATCTATCTCCAGAACAAACGGGACGTATGAATCGAGGTATCGATTATCGTAGCGATTTCTACTCGTTGGGCGTAACTTTATACGAACTACTCACAGGACATTTACCTTTCCCCACCGATAACCCAATGGAGTTAGTCCATTGCCATATTGCCAAATATCCTTCATCTGTTTGTCAGTTAAAACCAGAAATTCCTGAAGTATTAGGGGGTATTGTTGGGAAATTAATGGCAAAAAACGCCGAGAATCGCTATCAAAGTGCTTTGGGACTCAAATTCGATTTAGAACGATGTTGGCATCAACTCAACGAAACGGGGAAAATTGATTGGTTTGAGCTAGGTCAGCGAGACATCAGCGATCGCTTCTCGATTCCTGAAAAACTCTACGGGAGAGAGGCAGAAGTACAGACTTTATTAGATACATTTGAACGGGTAGCTAACGGTAGTTCTGAATTGCTCCTGATTACTGGTTTGTATGGAATTGGGAAAACGGCGGTAGTGAATGAAGTTCACAAACCTATCGTCAGTCAGCGAGGCTATTTCATTAAAGGTAAATTTGACCAATTCAATCTTAATATCCCTTTTTCAGCACTAGTCCAGGCTTTTCGAGACTTGATGTCGCAATTACTCAGTGAAAGCGATGCAGAACTTCATGATTGGCGAACGAAGATTCTCAAGGCTGTAGGTGATAACGGTCAGGTAATAATTGATGTTATTCCCGAATTAGAACAAATTATCGGAACGCAGCCTCCAGTTCCCAAACTCTCAGGTATAGCTGTCCAAAATCGCTTCAATCTGCTATTTGCCAAGTTTATTCAAGTCTTCGCTACAAAAGAGCATCCCTTAGTCATATTTCTCGATGACTTGCA